From a single Cytophagia bacterium CHB2 genomic region:
- the bshB1 gene encoding bacillithiol biosynthesis deacetylase BshB1, whose translation MSIDFLALAAHPDDIELGCAGTLIKLAKMGYRTAAFTLTRGESGTRGTPEIRQREYDAAAQIMRVSQHGMLDIPDAGIEETQINRLKLVRIIRQLQPRVVATMHWQARHPDHIHASHLVRDAAMIAGLKNLDLSPLVGASEAPDELKRPWRPYRVLYTPERYEISVSFIVDISDTFEEKMRAVLAHESQFHGENMHKYGAERTIISRPEFLEFITAQNRNWGAMIGVKYGEAFIVRESVRLDDPVAAFGAWCEDAIP comes from the coding sequence ATGTCCATCGATTTTCTTGCCCTGGCCGCGCATCCCGACGACATTGAATTGGGCTGCGCGGGCACGTTGATCAAGCTCGCAAAAATGGGTTATCGCACGGCCGCCTTCACGCTCACGCGCGGCGAAAGCGGCACGCGCGGCACGCCCGAGATTCGCCAGCGCGAGTACGATGCCGCCGCGCAGATCATGCGCGTGTCGCAACACGGCATGCTCGATATTCCCGATGCCGGTATCGAAGAAACTCAGATCAACCGCCTCAAACTTGTGCGCATCATCCGGCAATTGCAGCCGCGCGTGGTGGCAACGATGCATTGGCAGGCGCGCCATCCGGATCACATTCATGCCTCGCACTTGGTGCGCGATGCCGCAATGATTGCCGGCTTGAAGAATCTCGATCTCAGCCCGCTGGTTGGAGCGAGTGAAGCGCCGGATGAACTCAAGCGGCCGTGGCGGCCTTATCGCGTGTTGTATACGCCCGAGCGCTACGAGATTTCCGTGAGTTTCATTGTGGATATTTCGGATACCTTTGAAGAAAAAATGCGCGCGGTGTTGGCTCATGAATCGCAATTTCATGGCGAGAACATGCACAAATACGGCGCCGAGCGCACCATTATTTCACGCCCGGAGTTTTTGGAATTCATCACCGCGCAAAACCGCAATTGGGGCGCGATGATTGGCGTGAAATACGGCGAAGCGTTCATCGTGCGCGAGAGCGTGCGGCTCGATGATCCGGTGGCCGCGTTTGGCGCCTGGTGCGAAGATGCAATTCCCTGA
- the bshA gene encoding N-acetyl-alpha-D-glucosaminyl L-malate synthase BshA produces the protein MKIGMISYPTLGGSGVVASELGMALAQRGHEVHFISHAMPFRLREFHPRIFFHEVDVATYPLFKYPPYDIGLTNKVVDVAQEYDLDIIHAHYAVPHATAAYLAKHIVGSAKLKVITTLHGTDITLLGTDKSFYSVIKFSIEQSDGVTAVSDYLVKRTKDEFNIKRDIRRIYNFIDIKKGRPAKAGPCKREMFAPHGESLVVHASNFRPVKRVSDVVRIFARVREKIPCKLLLVGEGPERLFVQQLVKELRLRDDVSFLGSVDYLEEILYCADLFLLPTEQESFGLVALEAMNCGVPVIGTDAGGLPEVIEHGKNGFLLPVGEIAAMAEAASDLLADSAKQIAFSKNARARAELFDIERIMPDWERYYDEVLSAR, from the coding sequence ATGAAAATAGGCATGATTAGTTATCCCACGCTCGGCGGCTCCGGCGTGGTGGCCTCTGAGCTGGGCATGGCGCTTGCGCAACGCGGGCATGAAGTGCATTTTATCAGTCACGCCATGCCGTTTCGCCTGCGCGAGTTTCATCCGCGCATTTTTTTTCACGAAGTCGATGTTGCCACGTATCCGTTGTTCAAATATCCGCCCTATGACATCGGGCTGACCAATAAAGTCGTTGATGTGGCACAAGAGTATGACCTGGACATCATTCATGCGCATTATGCTGTGCCGCATGCGACGGCAGCGTATCTGGCCAAACACATCGTCGGCTCCGCAAAACTGAAAGTCATCACGACGTTGCACGGCACGGACATCACGTTGCTGGGCACAGATAAATCTTTTTATAGTGTGATCAAATTTAGTATTGAACAATCCGACGGCGTGACGGCCGTATCCGATTATCTGGTCAAGCGCACCAAAGACGAATTCAATATTAAGCGCGACATTCGCCGCATTTATAATTTCATCGATATCAAAAAGGGCCGGCCGGCGAAAGCCGGACCGTGCAAGCGCGAAATGTTTGCCCCGCACGGGGAAAGCCTCGTGGTGCATGCCTCCAATTTCCGCCCGGTCAAGCGCGTCAGCGATGTGGTGCGCATTTTCGCGCGCGTGCGCGAAAAAATACCGTGTAAATTACTGTTGGTCGGCGAAGGCCCGGAACGCCTGTTTGTGCAACAATTGGTCAAGGAATTGCGCCTGCGCGATGACGTGAGTTTTTTGGGATCGGTGGATTATCTCGAAGAAATTCTGTATTGCGCCGATCTTTTTCTTCTGCCGACCGAGCAGGAAAGTTTCGGCCTGGTTGCATTAGAAGCGATGAATTGCGGCGTGCCGGTCATTGGCACCGATGCCGGCGGCCTGCCGGAAGTAATCGAGCACGGCAAGAACGGCTTTTTGTTGCCGGTCGGCGAGATCGCAGCCATGGCCGAAGCCGCCTCGGATTTGCTGGCAGATTCGGCCAAGCAAATCGCATTTTCAAAAAACGCGCGCGCCCGCGCCGAGTTGTTCGATATCGAAAGAATTATGCCGGATTGGGAACGATATTATGACGAGGTATTGTCTGCCCGATGA